One stretch of Castor canadensis chromosome 12, mCasCan1.hap1v2, whole genome shotgun sequence DNA includes these proteins:
- the LOC141414796 gene encoding uncharacterized protein, giving the protein MKQTILAIPSPTSTRGVREFLGSAGFCRLWIPGFAEIARPLYEATKEAPDWSWGEREQQAFDQLKDALLQAPALALPDPTRPFTLFVDEKKGVAKGVLTQQLGPWKRPVAYFSKKLDAVAAGWPPCLRIIAAIAVLVREADKLTFGQALWVTAPHPVEGILKQPPGKWMTNARLTHYQGLLLDSPRITFTDPVILNPATLLPNPELQTPVHNCKEFLSEVTQVRADLKDTPLSGCKLNWYTDGSSFFQDGARRAGAAVVDQEGNTVWSSALPPRTSAQKAELIALAEALERAKGKRVNIYTNSRYAFGTIHVHGAIQRERGFRTAEGKHLKNLAEVQRLLMAVEKPKAVAVMYVPGHQSAKTPEAVGNNRADQEAKRVAMVSPPMETGQPSTVAAIDVPVPELPPLPPRPEYSTEDFTWMRAHSPFREGEDGWKSNLEGKLILPEKLGRFLLANLHKSTHLGRRKLLDLLTSAQLRFPNQTIAVRQIVEDCASCTIMKPGRREGHHTGRRDCSMGTPFPCKTGSPSGEKTGKLVRTEASNKPTQAPADTGCSEKREHSRCSAALLEWDYHLGPLHPHQTGRSGSYEERLPANKKGVPPQGKFFQTQTSYWTLVTLFLFLTLSTTCWGHTNPHQPFNLTWMIVDVSTGDILNQTSKVTPPSTWFPELYFDLRALFTGRGQWDLRQSYFYVCPAPQPNHRKKCGGIADYYCKSWGCESSGDIWWPPPKQGDLIQLSRVSQSGITYHQPRPINKGCPTPPNCNPIMINFTDLGKKATNWELGKSWGVRLYKTNHPGALFTLRRVQQPVSTLTIGPNKVLRPPYVKPPPRPSTAHHLPSTIARANVTTPRPSETSPPLVRPSLMTRSKDPLWELVGAAFLTLNHTNPNMTNSCWLCYDVRPPFYEAIGLNTTHDTSSEENPTQCSWGDRKRGLTIQQVSGQGTCLGKVPKNRRDLCTVINASSTWENAIKWVIPKDNGWWLCSRSGLTPCLSTKVFNSSKEFCVIVTVLPRILYHSEESLYSYWNTKMVEKRKKREPISTVTIATLLSLGLAGAGTGIASLATQQKGMSSLRAAIDEDIERIETSISHLEKSLTSLSEVVLQNRRGLDLLFLQKGGLCVALGEECCFYADHTGVVRDSMSKLRKSLEQRKREREAGESWFESWFNQSPWLATLLSALAGPIIIILLLVTIGLWILNRLMTFVKSRINTIQLLVLRQQYQALHPLENDSSI; this is encoded by the exons atgaaacagactattctggctatcccatccccgacatccactaggggggtgagagaattcctgggctccgcggggttctgtagactctggattccaggatttgcggaaatagccagacccctatatgaggccaccaaagaagctccagattggagttggggagagagagaacaacaagcctttgatcagctaaaagacgctcttttgcaggcccctgccttagccttgccagatcctacaagaccattcactctgtttgtagatgagaaaaagggggtagccaaaggagtcttgacccaacagctaggtccctggaagagaccagtggcatacttttccaagaaattagacgcagtagcggcaggatggcccccctgcctccgcatcatagcggccattgccgtgctggtgagagaagccgataaactaacctttggacaggccctctgggtaacggcccctcacccggtggagggaatccttaaacaaccccctggaaaatggatgacgaatgccaggctcacccactaccaggggctcttgttggattcccctcggatcacattcacagatcccgtaatcctgaaccctgccaccttgttgcctaacccggaactgcagacacctgtccataactgcaaagaattcctctctgaagttacacaggtacgggctgacctaaaggatacccccctgtccggctgcaaattaaactggtacacggatggaagcagttttttccaagatggagcccgaagggcaggggcagctgtagtcgaccaagaaggaaatacggtatggagcagcgccctcccacccagaacatcagcccaaaaagcggaattaattgccttggcagaggccctggagagggcaaaaggaaagcgagtcaatatctacaccaatagccgctatgcttttggtaccatccatgtccacggggccatccaacgcgaaagaggattccgcacagcagaaggaaaacatctaaagaacctagccgaagtccagcgtctattaatggcagtggaaaaaccgaaggcagtggcagtgatgtatgtcccaggccaccagtctgccaagacgccggaagctgtcggtaacaacagagcagatcaagaagcaaagagagtagcaatggtgagtcctcccatggagacagggcaaccttccacggttgcggcgatagacgtgccggtcccagagctccctccgctacccccccgaccagaatactccacagaggatttcacttggatgagagcccactccccctttagagaaggggaagacggatggaaaagcaacttggaaggcaagttaattctgcctgaaaaactcggacgattcctgttggctaacttacataagtccacccatttggggcggagaaaattactagacttgttgacatctgcgcagctccgatttccgaaccagaccatagcagtccgccaaattgtggaagattgtgccagctgcacaatcatgaaaccaggacgaagggaggggcaccatacag gtcgacgggattgcagcatgggtacaccattcccatgtaagacgggctcaccctccggagaaaaaacaggaaaattggtccgcacggaagcatccaacaaacccactcaagctccggctgatacgggatgctccgaaaaacgagaacactccagatgctccgcagccctcctagaatgggattatcacctgggtccactacacccacatcagactggcagatccggtagctatgaagaaaggcttcctgccaacaagaagggtgtcccaccacaaggaaaattttttcaaactcaaacttcatactggaccttggtaactttattcctttttctaaccctgtccaccacttgctgggggcatacaaatccacatcaaccttttaacctgacctggatgattgtagatgtgtccacaggagacattcttaaccagacctccaaggtgacccctcccagcacctggttcccagaattatactttgacttaagggccttattcactggcaggggacaatgggatttgcgccaaagttacttctatgtctgccccgctccccaacccaaccacagaaaaaaatgtggaggaatcgcagactattattgtaagtcatggggttgtgagagctcaggggatatatggtggccaccccccaaacagggggaccttattcaattaagtagagtctctcaatctggcattacataccaccaacctagacctataaataagggatgcccaactccccccaattgtaatcccattatgataaatttcactgatttaggaaaaaaggcaacgaattgggaattgggtaaatcctggggagtcagactctacaaaacaaatcatccaggagccctttttactttgcggcgtgtgcaacaaccagtctctactctaacaataggccctaataaggtacttaggccaccctatgtaaagccacctccccgaccttccacagctcatcaccttccctcaaccatagcccgggctaatgttacaactccaagaccatcagaaaccagccctcccctggtgaggcccagtctcatgaccagatctaaagaccccctctgggagctagtgggtgctgccttcctgacgttaaaccacaccaaccctaacatgactaactcctgttggttatgttatgatgtgaggcccccattctatgaggcaatagggctaaacaccactcacgatacctcatctgaggaaaaccctactcaatgttcctggggagaccgtaagagaggtctgaccatacagcaggtaagcggccaaggaacctgtttaggaaaagtgccaaagaacagacgggacttatgtactgttattaacgccagttctacctgggaaaatgctattaaatgggtaattccaaaggacaatgggtggtggctatgctcgcggtccggactcaccccgtgcctatcaactaaggtgtttaacagctctaaagaattctgtgttatagtgactgtgctgccccgcatcctctatcattcggaagagagtctatattcatactggaatacaaaaatggttgaaaaaaggaaaaagagagaacctatttccacagtaactattgctaccctactcagcctagggttagcgggagcaggaaccggcatagcttctttggccacccagcagaaagggatgtcttcgctgcgtgcagccatagatgaagatatagagagaatagaaacctccattagccacctagaaaaatccctcacttccctgtctgaggtagtacttcaaaaccgacgaggtctggacttgttgttcctccaaaaggggggactatgtgttgctctaggggaagaatgttgtttttacgctgaccataccggagttgttcgtgactccatgtctaaacttcgaaagagcctggaacaaagaaaacgagaaagagaggccggggaaagctggtttgagtcttggtttaaccagtccccatggttggctacccttttatctgcattggcagggccaataataatcatcctattacttgttaccataggactctggattctaaaccgacttatgacttttgtcaaaagtcgaattaatactatccaacttctggtcctccgccaacaatatcaggctcttcatccccttgagaatgattcctcaatttag